The following is a genomic window from Plectropomus leopardus isolate mb chromosome 3, YSFRI_Pleo_2.0, whole genome shotgun sequence.
atgtagATTGGTTCCTAATATTGGTTAACTGTCTCATTAAATGCTAATAATCAgcatcggccctgaaaaaacaatatcagccGACCCCTAACTTTTCTTAAGcataatattaacttttttattcttatataGTATTGCTATCCGCAGTTTACTGTATGAATTGATGTGTTTAACAGTGCTAACAAAGGTGTCTGAAAGTCATGCATCCATAAGCAAAgcatgtttgatttctttatacACAGTTACCACATCACAATGATTCAACTCAGCTTTTATGATGAAGTGTAACAGCCAACACACTAATGATATAAGCTGTACGCTAAACCAACAGCAAAAAGACAACATACTACAACATACTAGCTAatagcaaaaagacaaaaagcagcaTAAACCACATTTTctgaagagacacacacagtgagcgTTGCCACAACACATACACATCTACATCTCAACAAGATTTACACGACTCAAAGCTCACAGCACAACAACGAAATTCCCCTTTATCTCATCAACACAGGTTTGACAACGCATGAAACAGGTGCACTCAAATAACAGCAACACAGTATATTAAGTCAGGACATATTTACCTGCATCATCTGTCCAcgtgtctcctctcctcttcatgTTGTTCCGTGTCCACTATCGTTACAAACACGTTGCAGCATCCGCCTCAAGTACTTATTTTGTCTCTGGCGTCTTCTACGCCaccttttcatttgtttttagctCCTTaatcagtctagtttgtatttacatACCAATTACTCCGCTTTTTCGGTCTTTAGTTCATTTGTTTCCCACTTGACCTCACCTGCTTGACCTCTGACGTTACTTGGACCGATCCActtgagggggggggggggctggggcGGCCGGTACCACCTGCCTTAACCCCCAGTCGGATGCGCTGTCCCAACATCAAGAGGGCTGCAGCCGGCTGGTGCGTTTATTTTGACACTATTTTTGCTGGTGATGGCCCATGTGGCCAAAAGGgttgcatttgttgttgttgttttttaagtttttcaaaatatacagtGCATTGTACAagtatataatacatttttaaatagaaaaaataaaattttagtAACATATCAGaaacaatttcaaatatatgaaaaaaaaacaaacataaaaaaacacagtgtaaaacaaaaacaataataaaaataacattaaaatgcagagGGAGCGTTAAACCAAGACATATACaccttatttgttttaattagatATAAATGTATTCTTTGGGAGGTCTTtacagcttttttgtttgtttgtattgtagAAATAGAGTCAAAGAGATATGTAATTCAATATGAAACAAATTTACATTGGAAGTAATTTGAAGCACTTTAGCTTTGTGTATGTGATATTTGCCAATTTTGCATTTGCCAAACTGGTCAGTCTGAGCATGAGTGCGAGCAGATCGgagactgtgtttgtttgtttggtttttttttatttatttgtgtgtatctgtgtttatttttatttttaaggcttCTTATTGTGATTCCATCTTGCTGAACTTCTGAAAAAAGTTGGAAATCTGGTCTGGACACTCTGAGCCTGAGTTAGGACCTAAAATATTTAGCTTGGTTGctgcacacacagctgaaagGCATTGCAGAAACATAGTATCATAGTATCAGTATCATAATTTTATTCTGGTCATTGGGCTGTTGGAAACTTGAAGGGACTTTTTGCTCACTTGAATCTATTGAAGTCCAGTCTTGACCAAATAATCAAATATCCTCAATGCAGTTGTTCACAAATGTTTCTGTGACAAACTAGATACACACATAATGACATTAAGTGGATTGTTTCTGAACAGTTTCTGTGATGCAACCAACATGTAACTCACTGCTCTTCAGAAATGTAATTAGTGATTGGGGATGTAGAAAATtgtccaaaataaaacactttgtcTCATTTTGACTCATGTGATCATGTTAACTCAATTTTGACACTGAACTAAGACTTGAAATAATGGTGATTAAagtctgcctgtgtgtttgtgagtgagtgGGAGAAACAAACAGGATGTACAGAATTTTTGAAGCATTCATCGCTGACCTAGTTATTCCTCAGAGTTCCCCAGATTTGATTGTTGAAGCATTATAACAATCATGTGTATATTTTAGAAATATGCACACCCACATCATGATTCTATATTTCCATttatcctttattttatttattgagaaTTCTTTTAAAACTTGCTCTCCTCCTAATTCTTGGCCTTTTGTTGTTATCGGTATTGTGCTTGGGGGTATATAGTGGTTCtatgttttaatttcaaagTGATGATTCTCCTAGAAATCGCTGTTTTTACTCTCATGTTTCACTTTGAAATTTCTCATCCCAGAAAACAGTTTTAGTTAAGTCGTTAAGTCGTACTTAATCAGGTTAAGAAAACAGATGTGCTAAAAGACCTGTTGAGCTTGTCCACCTTAAATGTGGGCCAAAAAATACCCTGAGGTGAGACTGGAGGAATGCAGGTTACAATGAGTCAATCTACAGGGAGAACTTCCAAAATAAGACTTCAGCCCTCTGAGGCAcatgaaaagcatttttggaggaagtattcagatcatttaccAAAGCAAAGGTACTAATACCAAATCATCGAAATTCTACATTAAAAGTAAAGCACTGCACTGAAAATTTTACTCAAAGAAAAGTATATAAGTATAATTAGGGTGGTAGcacctaaaattaaaaatacttaatacagaaaaatgtcccagGTGACTATTACGCAATCATATCTATCGTATtgttagattatttttatttgtgcctttttacGTAGTTGTTTCAGGTGGACcacatttttaactgttttgtttaGGACtgaactaatgattattttctccagtaattgactgattgattgatttgtaaAACTTAAGACATTAGTGAGAAGGTttggcatttttacacaaaaaacaagataaaaaactttaatttaatttatttttgtgagaaGTGACACTTAACATACATCCACGTttacacaaatgtaaatgcaccccAGTTAACTGTAAAGCTACTTTTCAGCAGTAGACCCTTTGCCTGATGTTAAGAGgcatcctaaaatactaaaacgAATACAGTATCTCAACTCAAAACGATGGGAGTGGCCTGGACTTTCTGTTCAGAATCACGGTCATAGACGAAAACtgttatttgaaaaacacaagaaaacctTACAATATAAATGATTATATAGAAACGGGACATTTGAGCTATAATTTGAAGCACCAAACCAGACGAGCTGGTTTGACAGAAATCGAAGCCAAAGTTACGAAACATTTAAAGGGTGAAGCCTAAATGACTCACTCTGACTAACTCAGAGCATCAATTAAAAGTGTCTCACAAACAAGGATTACAGGAACGTGCTGGATGTTGCAGGATGCTATGAAGTCATGAGACATCTTGTTCATTCCTGTCATCATGTCTGTTCCCTCAGTGGAAGAGTCCCTTCATGTAAACCACACAGGGTCACTGTGGTCACTGCAGGGAGACCTCAAGTTGACAGACACCTTGACGTTCACTTTCACCTAgtcacatataaataaaaaaggttaatGGAGTAGGATTAATTTTAAGGTTAAACTTAAAAAAGGGCAATTATGAAAAAAGGCCTTCATTTCATAATTTAAAGCCACTTCATACAGCCTGAATATAGTCTATgaaaattaagattaaataaGGAAGGAAAGTTTAAAGAACACCATGTTTATGTTTTGCGGTCtgtattatgtgtgtgtttttttgggggggattttagatattcttttgtcttttgcctttattggagataggacagcttaagcatgaaagaggggagagggaggggataacatgcagcaaagggccaagaaaggaaaggaagtaCCTTCTCTCCCAACTGAACTACTGGGTGCCCCTGTGTTATGTGTTTACAGGGGTGTTTTTTCCGCTTGTGTTTGGCATTTGCTTACCAGCAAAATGAAtacatgacatgtttttttcaagcaCAAAGTCACCTTTAATTCtgcttcattgtttttattgagggttgttgttttggttcacAACCTGAAATCTAAACGTTTATCAGTTTTGCACCTGTCCTTATCAcgtaatgattaaaaaatatgccTTGCAACTAACAGTGTTctacaaatatgttttgcagaacgtgattttcatttaaaaaaaagaaacaatagcTCCATTTTCACTTAGTATAAAGACTCAACTAATATTCTAAAAGTTTACAGAGCCTTTTATTGAAAGCTGTGTCTTTTATGCTTTGTCTGAGCCAGCAGCCAGAAGGCAAAGCCAAGGTCCCCAAGGTTCCTGTTTTTACTCTTACTGATAATATCTTTCTTAATGTACCGCACATAATGAAAGATGTGAATATGACAGTTCTTTTTAATCGTCTTAAATTTAGACATAAGTGgtatcttctctttttttttttttaaactgtgtcaTATCCTTGATCACGGCAGCTGTGAGATGATGACACAGTGCTGCAACTCCCGAAAGACTCCCGTGAGCCAGGTGTCAGGGCTCGACATGTTTGTGTACACAGGTTAagccagaaacacaaaaacattcacaccacgcacttttcatgctgctgtgacTCACGTCTGAGAGTCCTGTGGTGAGAATCAAGAGGAAAGCCTGCAATCAGTCAGATGTGATTAAAACATTCGTCTTAATCAAGACTAAGGTTGGaccaaatgtttaatttcagcagcgattgttctatttttttttcaattagttgtttggtttataaaatTGGTTGTTTCGTGTGAATTACAGCTCAATTACAGCAGTATTCAGTTTAAATGATATAACACAGATAAGCAATAAATCCTCGCACTGAGACTACCATCAGtcaataataatatcaataataatttcaataatCTGTGGTATTTTGGTATTAAAATACACTCAAACACTCTGCGCTGTCATTGTAGCCAGAGAATGACAGTAGTGGCAACTTAGCAGCAGTCTCTacctttattttgtaaagttttgACATCACACAGTCCACACAGCTTGTTTAGaggcacagtttctgaattTGGTGTGCATTTCTGTTGATTGAATGCtttgatatttttgcattattcataTAGCACCAGTACCTGCTTTATGAGAAATAAgacatggaaatctgactttttacaagCTGAgacctttaaaataatttggtcTGACATTCTGGCAAAATGAACAGCTTACAAGTATCAAAAGCTTTTCACTGAAACACTTCTTCCTCCTCCGCATCGCATTAAACATCTCTGTCCTTCTACTTCAAACCCCAGAGTCTTCAGCTTGGCTTTCAGCCATGTTTATAGCTCTGTACACTGTGTATACTTCACTGGACAACTTGTTTGTTactatgtgttgtgtgtttacatggcaaaaaaaaaaaaaagcagggtCCTCGTTAAATATTCATGTAAACAAAGTACAAACTGTACAAGAGGACCAAATGAAATCCATAGATCAGCTGAACTCAATGTGGTAGATGATTCAGTGGTAAGAAATAACTTTTgattactgtttgtgttttgtttttctttgggggGGCACCCAGAAACTGTTGCGTAACAGCTCACTATTAGAGCTGTCACTGGCAAAACTTCAGTCcataattatagtttttattcAGAGTGTAGCGTGTTTCTCCAGTGAACCCTGCCTTTGGCAATGATATCGCTTTGACTCACACTGTTGAACATGATGTACTAATCCAATGGCACGCAATGTGCTATACAGAGGACCTCTACTATTTCTCTTACAAAGTTTACAGCTTACATAGCAGTCAAGATTTGAAGGAAACACTGGAgacaaacatcattttaatctttttttattagaaaaaaaacaattacaaaacttTGGCAAGATTGTGAATCAAcaatttgtataaaaatatattttctcagtGCGTGCCACCGAAGTCACACAGCTGACCCTGAAGACTTCTTTCATACTctcatacagtttttttttttttttttggaagttgAGGAGAAAATCCTCGAGTCAGTTTTTGGAATGTTCTTTGTCCATACATTTCAGTGGCATCTCTTGAGGCTCGACTTGAACGCTGAGCACTGTGTTCGGGTTTAACGTCACAAAACGCCTCACAGCACAGAGGCATCTGGCTCCCATCAAAAGCTTCAGACCACGTGGCTAAgagttctcctcctcctccttttgtttAGCAGCTGGGAGAGCTAATCTATGAGCCTTGTGCAGCTTTTTACATAGACTGCTTGTCCTATTTTGTGCTAAAATCAACAACCACAGCTATCTGACACTTGAGTGCCTTAAGCTTTGCATTAACACAACACCTCTCTTGGAATTCATCCGCACACAATCAGACCGTTTTTGTTCGAAGTTCTTGCAGAATACATTCAGCTCTATTGATCGCTGTGAGATAACGACTCCCTGAAACTCTCACGCAATCTTTAACTGCAGATAATTAaggcattttttcccttttacatATTGTAACCTGCATGCATTAAAATACATCTACATCTGCTTACTCGACTTGCTCCACCATCGCACCTTCAGATACAGTATGTGCTGAAGTAACAGTAGAAATCATCACAggcacgctgctgctgctgagtcaCACAATACATAGTAATGTAGGTTGTTAAAATCTACTGTGTCGCCAGGATGAGGAGAGTTGGAGAGTTAAGACGATAATTGCACTTTTCTCTTTACGCCACTCAAAGATGACAATGTGCTTCTGCACTTGTCAACTTATCAAGagcgctttttttttctgaacactTGGTGTAACTCCAACTCTCCACCTGACAAATGTCAAGTGATCTTTCCCTCTCAGTATGTCCCAAACTCCTTAAATCTCAAAATTCACTTCACATGAGGGAACTGTTGATTGGGAGGTATTTGTAGCTTCGCTTTGTAAAAAAAGGAGCCAAAAATCACTTTGGGAGGACAGGAATTGATGTGGAGAAGTTTCATCCTTCGTTACAGAACAGGAAAGGGTCCACTTTTCTTTGCGGGCTGGAAACAAAGAGACGGCTCCTCCAACTGGCATCCAGTTCCTGTGAGCTCCGTCTCCTGAACTCTCCGCGGCGCTCCAGTCCCTCTCCACAACACATGGTGGGACCAGGTGCCATTTATTGGAGAGAAGTAATCCAGGAGAGGACAAATCTCTTGATTCGTTTTTTTAGGTTAAGTCGCTTGACGCTCAGGCAGGGCTCATGGTTCAACACGTCATGCAGCGAGGTCTCATGTTTAAGGGCTGAGGGTTTGGGTCGACCTGTAGGCAGGAGAAAGAAACAAGAGATGAAGGTTAAGTAAGCGGATAATTCAGTATTTCTTGGAgcaaaaaaatcagcacaaagATACTTTCTGCCTACACTCAGGCTACTCCCACAGATTACTGTTACGCAATTCGACTGTGATTTCAAGTTTCTTCAGAAGAAACGTTTGGAGATCTACTCAGAAATACATGCCCTTCAAAGTGTAAGTGAAAAATATGTGTAGGTGGGTGACTCACCTCGCTGTAAACCGGCGGAGGTCGGAAGCGAAACTCTTGGACAAAAGCCATGAGGGGGCGCTCCAGGATCCCACTCAGGTCTTCGGCAGGTTGCGGGACCACCGCATTGTTGCGCTGCTCGGCCTCCTCCTGTGTCACCACGGAGCTGTAatctggaggagctgcaggggAAAGAGGCAGGATTAGACCGCTGATCTGACTCAACAGAACAGCACAGGTCCAAACACTAAGCTGCTAAGTCATCACTGCAGTTGAAACTCTTAAAAACCCACATAACATTTGTTGCCTTTTgcactaaacaaaaaaagatttgatcCAACATGAATTTCTACTGAATCGAAACCTTTGTTCATACATGCTGGCATCTGACCCAGCGGTGTTTTGGCAGTCAGtgagcataaaaataaaagagggaACAAGCCCACAAGCGGGTAGAGGTTAAAGAAGCtctttaaaagcaaaaagtaGCAATTTATGGATGTGGCGGAGAATATTTATTGACAAAAGTGAAAGCAGCGGCAGTCTCTCTTTTTCCTATTTATGAgaaaatttcagtgttttatccTAAAAACCTCTGTAACCTCTTTATCAGTATGCAGactgtctttatttattcatctggcTTTTTTGCTGGTCCAAGAGTGCAAACATTCTTGAACACTAACTATGGTTTATAATAATGgtgagaaaaacagtatttaGTCTGTACTACATGCTCACTGTGAATggcgtgtgtttgttttcccgGTCTGAGTGCTTaaagttgaaaaatatttgactgtAAGTGGATAAAAACTGTCCATACTGCCATAAAAAAGGTCAATCAACACAAAGATGGTCGCATTTGCTCCTGAATTCTAtgtgtcagaaaaaataaaaaatgttttaataactaGGTCTCTCTGCACTTCTACACTTTCACATCTCTGAAGTATTAAAGGACACTTACGCTCAGGCTGCTCGGGGATGGCCATACGCAGCCACTCCAGGTTGACGCTGTACTGGCTGCTGACGCTGGAGGTCCTGCTGCCGAAGGGATGGAGGGGGATGGTGCCGATGACCAGCGGCAGCTCCAAACACAGCTTAGATGTTCCAGGAACATCGACACAAACCTGGTGAGAGGAAAGGAATTGTCTTAGTGACATCTGTGCAGATTCAAAAACCAGCCGCAGCTTGCAATGAAAGAGGGGACAAAGAAGTAAAGCTGCCGTTGACTGAGCTCACCTTGAGCATGTACTCCACTTTGATGATGCGGCACTGCGCGATGGAAGGACCCACAGGTGGGATCTTGATGGCACGCCCGTGCCATGTCTCCCTGCTTCTGGCCCCCACAATATCACCACACAGTGTTCCCACCACCGAGCGCTTCTGCTTCATGGTGCCGCGGGCGATGAACGTCTGTGTCTGAGTGATGTAGGCTTTTGGCACAACTGATCTGGAGGTAGAGTTGTCAAACTCTGCAAAGACAGGTATCACCTCACCTGCAGAGAGGGAAAGTTTGTTAGAAATTGCAGAAACTTCTGACGTGGCCCACAGAGACTTTGTTTTAAGTAGGTGTTGTTTCAGGTGCCGAACTCTCACCTGGTGTGTAGCCCTTGCGGTCGATCTTTGCGGTCACAGACACCTGTCCAAAGTTGCGGTACCACGCCCGGGCCATCTTATCCTTCGTTCCAGCTTGTGGCGCCTGAGAATTATTAAACCAAATGAGCAAAGTGCCTCAAAACACCCAGAAAATCATGAAGTGTGTAATGACACAATCATGAAATGTGAGTGCTGGGATGCTCACCAGTAAGGCCGGCGTGTTGATGTCGATGGGCTCGATGACAGTAAACTCCTTCTTGATCTTCCTGACAGTAGCCCACGGCCTGTGTAGCTTCACTTTGACCCAGTAACGGATGCTGCCATGTTTTCCCTCGAAGGAGGTGACCAGCGTCTCCTCGGGCAGCTGGAAGCTGAATGGAAATTCATGTCTGCCGGCGGGGAGGACGGTCACTTCACCATTatctgaggagaggagaaaaacaggaaaaaattaAGTTACTGTTCATTCACTTGTTTTAGTTCTTTTGATTTAAAGAGTTTCTTCCGATTTGTGTTACAGAGAGTATATAAAACTATTGTACACTGATACAAAACAATCAGTTCAgcacagtgaaataaaagtgtCTTCATCTTTACTGTGTTATCATCTGAATCTGTATAAAATGAGTCATGCACCATGAAAATGAATGCaacatgaatgcagcagaaaaaatcctgataaaaatgtgtcaaatctGCACAATTATGTTCCAAAAAGTAGTATTACTTAGAATCCAATTTCgttgtacatgtacatgtacaattaaaataaagatattcTATTCTAATTTATTAAAGCACGACTCTTGTTGAAATAGaaatctctctgtctttctctgcaaTCACATGGCTCCGCTGCTCGCTCAGAGGGGCGGTTCCTGCTCCATTGTGCTGACTGAGAACATGTTTTCCTCAAGCTGTATTAtacagcctgtttttttctctctctggctgCACAGGTTCACGAACACGTGTTTGCGTTTAACACAGTCGACgtgttttgtgtccctttatTAGCTTGAAGCTCTTTCTTGATTTAAATAACAATACTGCCACTGTTTAATCCTCTTAATAGGTCAAGTGGGGTGTTAtaagctgtgttttttgtgcagaaaaaaactttcaaacatcaccaaattctttaacatgtttttaacctaaaaacagacttttataaaatacaaatcaagCAGCGAGGCTGCACaatgcataaaaacaacataaaactagCGAAGCCCTGGCTGTGGATTTCCTGTCTACCCTTGAGAGCAAAACAACTCTGAGCCCAATGAATGGAGGCAGAAACCTGAGGCTCTCCCACTCTGTGCAGAAAAACAACCCAGGAGTTTCTTCGAACAAGGACAAGAATGATGTCTGAAATGCTTCTTTCGACAGATGTTTTCACAATaagcaaagaaagcaaagacaGCGTTTGCAA
Proteins encoded in this region:
- the LOC121965198 gene encoding LOW QUALITY PROTEIN: arrestin domain-containing protein 2-like (The sequence of the model RefSeq protein was modified relative to this genomic sequence to represent the inferred CDS: inserted 1 base in 1 codon) yields the protein MIFDKLKKFDIVFDSPEVDCPPVFSSGDVVSGRVVLDLSGKXRVDSLKLHAEGFAKVHWTESRSAGSSTAYTQNYSDEVEYLNRREVLLQADNGEVTVLPAGRHEFPFSFQLPEETLVTSFEGKHGSIRYWVKVKLHRPWATVRKIKKEFTVIEPIDINTPALLAPQAGTKDKMARAWYRNFGQVSVTAKIDRKGYTPGEVIPVFAEFDNSTSRSVVPKAYITQTQTFIARGTMKQKRSVVGTLCGDIVGARSRETWHGRAIKIPPVGPSIAQCRIIKVEYMLKVCVDVPGTSKLCLELPLVIGTIPLHPFGSRTSSVSSQYSVNLEWLRMAIPEQPEPPPDYSSVVTQEEAEQRNNAVVPQPAEDLSGILERPLMAFVQEFRFRPPPVYSEVDPNPQPLNMRPRCMTC